Proteins co-encoded in one Schistocerca cancellata isolate TAMUIC-IGC-003103 chromosome 5, iqSchCanc2.1, whole genome shotgun sequence genomic window:
- the LOC126188436 gene encoding piggyBac transposable element-derived protein 4-like, which produces MTKMCTHSPTIATKAVIHLISNIRMKNKMFNPNSEHCGCPNRPTGRAFMYSAAVSNAHSSPGTSSMTYHWNINKYSINLAPLTLVFPGIYVIKDQFISAALLDKYDFQLLGTWFNCTTTTLICSPSSLLIRQMALTAYKESVPAKNCIDYNCESCVLSCACSFSILFCLRILYLDSGCCLKMKMSRRGLRDEEIERLLCEIPSDEDSTVDTTDDESDYEASIVAEAIVSSEGEVSESEEESESTPPKRAADTAPTWGQQFNATSGMQFDSESGPSAFIRDIDDPEPIDIFEKIFPKELVELIVFQTNLYATQSGKSFTPTTDNEIRTFLGINILMGIKRMPAYRDYWSSAPELHDRYIASLMAVNRFGWLLRNIHLNDNTLHPEKGHPGYDKLYKLRPVIKILSESFSKCYQPSKHLAIDESMIKFKGRNSMKQYMRDKPIKRGYKVWMLCDKTSYNLKFDIYTGKVGDTVQTGLGEHVVLSLSSELVNKGHYLYFDNYFNSYNLLAGLQQRNIYACGTVQPTRKHLPKLKTDKELSRGEFDWRVSNCGILYLKWKDKRAVHLLSNFHSPEVTTVTRRERDGSRIELPCPQAVMDYNAHMNNVDKFDQLKKSYEISRRSKKWWHRIFFHLLDVSIVNSYIIWKELGDREKMTAKVFRMSILQSLVTQKTPLRPSRLHESQVHVKKNKPYVSSRQRLDNSSHQPERTTARRCAKCSTKKKQVRTFWMCAECKVPLCLSKTKRCFQDFHKKE; this is translated from the exons ATGACTAAGATGTGCACTCACAGTCCTACAATAGCAACGAAAGCAGttatccacctaatttccaacataagAATGAA GAATAAGATGTTTAACCCTAATAGTGAGCACTGTGGGTGCCCAAATAGGCCTACAGGCAGAGCATTTATGTACTCAGCTGCAGTAAGCAATGCACATTCTAGCCCAGGGACCAGCTCCATGACGTATCACTGGAACA tcaacaAATACAGCATCAACCTGGCTCCTCTGACACTTGTTTTTCCAGGGATCTATGTGATTAAAGATCAA ttcatTTCTGCTGCACTTCTTGACAAGTATGACTTCCAACTTTTAGGCACA tggtttaactgcacgaccaccactctaatatgctcacctagttctctacttatcagacagatggcactcactgcctataaggaatcagttcccgccaagaattgcatagattacaactgtgaaagctgcgtgctgagttgtgcatg ctctttctccattttgttttgcttacgtattctttacttggattcaggctgttgtttgaaaatgaaaatgtcaagaagaggcttacgagatgaagaaatcgaacgattattgtgtgaaattccatcagacgaggattccactgttgacaccacagatgacgaatctgattatgaagcaagcattgttgcggaggctattgtgtcgtctgaaggcgaagtttcagagagcgaggaagaaagtgagtccactccgccaaaacgcgctgctgacacagcgccaacttggggacaacaattcaatgctacctcaggaatgcagttcgacagtgaatcaggaccaagtgcttttattagggacattgatgatccagaacctatcgatatattcgaaaaaatatttccaaaagagctagttgagctaatcgttttccaaacaaatttatatgcgacgcaatctggcaagtctttcactccaacaactgacaatgaaatacgaactttcctgggaatcaacattttgatgggtataaagcgtatgccagcatacagagactactggtctagtgccccagaacttcatgatcgttatattgcatctctgatggcagtaaatcggtttggatggttactgaggaacattcatctgaatgataacacattgcatccagaaaaaggacacccaggttatgacaaactgtacaagctgcgaccagtgatcaagatactatctgaatctttttccaagtgttaccaacccagcaaacacctagcaattgatgagtcaatgatcaaattcaaaggccgcaacagtatgaaacaatacatgagagataaacccataaagcgtggttacaaagtgtggatgctgtgtgacaagacctcttacaacttgaaatttgatatttacaccggaaaagtaggtgacacagtgcaaacaggccttggggagcatgtagtgctgagtttgtcctctgaactcgtaaataaaggccattatctttatttcgacaactatttcaatagctataacttgttggctggtttacagcagagaaacatatatgcctgtgggacagttcaaccaacaaggaaacatttacccaaattaaaaacagacaaagaattaagcagaggtgaatttgactggagggtcagcaactgtggcatcctctacttgaagtggaaagataagagagctgttcatctcctttcaaattttcacagtcctgaagttactacagtgactcgccgtgaaagagatggttcacgcatagagctaccttgtcctcaagcagtgatggattacaatgcacacatgaacaatgtcgacaagttcgaccaactgaaaaaatcatatgaaataagccggagaagtaaaaagtggtggcaccgaatattctttcacctgcttgatgtcagtatcgtcaacagctatataatttggaaggaactaggcgatagagaaaaaatgactgccaaagtcttcaggatgagtatcctgcaaagcttagtaacccagaaaacaccattgaggccatctagacttcatgagagtcaagtccacgtaaagaaaaacaagccatatgtttcctcacgccagcgtctcgacaattcatcccaccagccagagcgtactaccgccagacgttgtgcgaaatgcagtacaaaaaagaagcaagtgcgcactttctggatgtgcgctgaatgcaaagtgcctttgtgccttagcaaaacaaaaaggtgctttcaagattttcacaaaaaggaataa